From one Streptomyces sp. ICC1 genomic stretch:
- a CDS encoding potassium channel family protein — protein sequence MSDEGRRRVRVLAGHLLRSAASVVLLTALYFLAPLDRGFDALTLTLLVLGMALFGGLIAWQIAAITRAEHPRLRAMEVLATAVPLFLLLFSASYFLLARELPESFSEALSRTDALYFTVTVFATVGFGDIAPATQVARALTTAQIVADLIVVGVIAKVLFGAVRIGVRRRGHVARFPEEKEEEEEGDP from the coding sequence ATGAGCGACGAGGGCCGGCGGCGCGTGCGCGTGCTGGCGGGGCACCTGCTCCGCTCGGCGGCCTCCGTCGTCCTCTTGACCGCGCTGTACTTCCTGGCCCCGCTGGACCGCGGGTTCGACGCCCTGACCCTCACGCTGCTGGTCCTCGGCATGGCCCTCTTCGGCGGCCTGATCGCCTGGCAGATCGCCGCCATCACCCGTGCGGAGCATCCGCGGCTGCGCGCCATGGAAGTACTGGCCACCGCCGTGCCGCTGTTCCTGCTGCTGTTCTCCGCGTCGTACTTCCTGCTCGCGAGGGAGCTGCCGGAATCGTTCTCGGAGGCGCTGAGCCGGACCGACGCGCTGTACTTCACGGTCACGGTGTTCGCGACCGTGGGATTCGGGGACATCGCACCCGCCACCCAGGTCGCCCGCGCGCTGACGACCGCGCAGATCGTCGCCGACCTCATCGTGGTGGGGGTGATCGCGAAGGTCCTCTTCGGGGCGGTCAGGATCGGGGTGCGCAGGCGGGGGCACGTCGCGCGGTTCCCGGAGGAGAAGGAAGAAGAGGAAGAAGGAGACCCATGA